A window from Cryobacterium sp. PAMC25264 encodes these proteins:
- a CDS encoding DNA/RNA non-specific endonuclease, producing the protein MNAATPLPGGYHADFLDLQVPMPMPAEGTVIRDLPYTHFTVLLEPVRRLALVTGVNIDGDQLVDVSRGDEWHLDSRIPINEQTGEAVYANNDLDRGHLVRRRDPVWGDASTAQQANVDTFAYTNAAPQAGAFNQSKILWLGLEDHILTYARRNRNRISVFTAPVLSTDDPVYRGVGIPQSFWKIAAWTTTIDGATVLQAAGFVLDQRPQLSDLDLDTLRAQAFITGTPPPLGPYRTFQVPIRDIAGLTDLDLVALSDADVLVPVSDVRKDTGNRELWAELSDMSGVHLQGI; encoded by the coding sequence ATGAATGCTGCGACCCCTCTCCCCGGTGGCTACCACGCCGATTTCCTCGATTTGCAGGTGCCGATGCCCATGCCGGCCGAAGGAACCGTCATTCGGGACCTGCCCTACACACACTTCACCGTCCTTCTAGAGCCCGTCCGTCGCCTCGCACTCGTGACTGGCGTGAACATCGACGGCGACCAGCTTGTCGACGTTAGCCGTGGTGATGAGTGGCACCTCGACTCCCGCATCCCCATCAACGAGCAGACCGGGGAGGCTGTATACGCGAACAATGACCTGGACCGCGGCCATCTCGTCCGACGTCGGGACCCGGTGTGGGGCGACGCCTCGACCGCCCAGCAGGCCAACGTTGACACTTTCGCTTACACAAATGCCGCCCCGCAAGCCGGCGCATTCAACCAATCGAAAATACTCTGGCTCGGCCTTGAGGACCATATCCTCACCTACGCACGCAGGAACAGAAACCGCATCAGCGTCTTCACCGCACCCGTGCTTTCAACCGACGATCCGGTGTATCGCGGTGTCGGGATCCCCCAGTCGTTCTGGAAGATCGCGGCGTGGACGACAACAATCGACGGTGCCACGGTCCTTCAAGCGGCCGGGTTCGTCTTGGATCAAAGGCCGCAACTGTCCGATCTCGACCTCGACACACTCCGCGCGCAAGCCTTCATCACGGGCACTCCTCCCCCGTTGGGCCCGTACCGCACGTTTCAAGTGCCCATTAGGGATATCGCCGGCCTGACCGACCTTGACCTGGTGGCCCTGTCCGACGCCGACGTGTTGGTGCCGGTCTCCGATGTGCGGAAAGACACTGGTAACCGTGAACTCTGGGCCGAGCTGTCGGACATGTCAGGGGTTCACCTTCAGGGAATTTGA
- a CDS encoding DUF6042 family protein gives MKATWALFNLVYVQSGWQRFLPSSAIAILSFLAAKGTATSAEIDEELRDSPYTADGLTSEVWEPPLEYTQEELRQLDEHSEGTPLQGESSVLSAEVVNAQARATWTRQIAEFADFSSHLGLATPHTLADLLDFMAAARVIVLANSQYSINPLAPLPEEVLPLSESRRETEAQLRWGHLHQEMSQQILALFKPQQPDYVNSLSTTINELAQSLLADPQSIREALVVLAEEGDFTITGDPLRASADELFPVGVDWEAFYASRLSVRFTDPPGEDE, from the coding sequence ATGAAGGCAACCTGGGCACTCTTCAACCTCGTCTACGTCCAGAGCGGCTGGCAACGGTTTTTACCGAGTTCAGCCATCGCGATATTGTCCTTTCTGGCGGCGAAGGGGACGGCTACGTCTGCAGAAATTGACGAAGAACTCAGAGACAGTCCTTACACGGCTGACGGTCTCACCTCAGAGGTATGGGAACCTCCGTTGGAATACACGCAGGAAGAACTCCGCCAGCTCGATGAACACTCCGAGGGCACACCCCTCCAGGGAGAAAGCTCAGTCCTTAGCGCTGAGGTCGTCAACGCTCAGGCGCGAGCGACGTGGACACGACAGATTGCCGAGTTCGCGGACTTCAGCTCGCACCTAGGCCTGGCAACTCCTCATACCCTTGCCGATCTACTGGACTTCATGGCAGCTGCCCGGGTTATTGTGCTGGCCAATAGTCAGTACTCCATTAATCCGCTCGCTCCGTTGCCGGAGGAAGTCCTTCCCTTGAGCGAATCGCGCCGCGAGACGGAGGCTCAGCTTCGCTGGGGCCACCTACACCAAGAAATGTCACAGCAGATCCTCGCGCTATTTAAGCCACAACAACCCGACTACGTCAACTCATTGTCGACAACTATCAATGAGCTAGCCCAAAGTCTGCTGGCAGATCCACAGTCCATCCGCGAAGCCCTGGTCGTCCTGGCCGAAGAGGGAGATTTCACCATCACCGGCGACCCCCTGCGAGCGTCTGCTGATGAGCTTTTCCCCGTCGGCGTGGATTGGGAAGCGTTTTACGCATCCCGACTGTCGGTGCGATTCACCGATCCGCCCGGTGAAGACGAGTAG
- a CDS encoding response regulator transcription factor, translated as MSEKRPRLLLAEDDPSLGPIMARVLDEVYEVTLTPDGADALSSAADGSYDVMIVDRRLPTMDGISIVETLRKAGTTTPILILTALGTVQDKVRGLDAGANDYLVKPFEFDELFARLRAIRRVAAGEGPFVRIGALEFYPESRAVYSPYDGRVILTERECDLLKLLAVHPERTFTRDDILRAVFSADDTPGTVDTYVHYLRRKTEPDIVTTVRGRGYRLGML; from the coding sequence ATGTCTGAGAAGCGACCGCGGTTGCTGCTGGCAGAGGACGACCCCTCGCTGGGGCCGATCATGGCGCGTGTGCTGGATGAGGTGTACGAGGTGACGTTGACGCCGGACGGTGCAGACGCACTGTCGTCTGCAGCAGATGGTTCTTACGATGTGATGATCGTTGACCGGCGCCTGCCCACCATGGACGGCATCTCGATCGTGGAAACGCTCCGCAAGGCGGGCACGACGACGCCGATTCTGATCCTCACCGCACTGGGTACCGTCCAAGACAAGGTGCGGGGCTTGGACGCTGGTGCGAACGACTATCTTGTGAAGCCGTTCGAGTTCGACGAGCTATTCGCACGACTAAGGGCGATCCGCAGGGTGGCCGCGGGCGAGGGGCCGTTCGTGCGGATCGGGGCGTTGGAGTTCTATCCCGAGTCACGTGCCGTCTACTCTCCTTACGATGGCCGGGTGATCCTCACAGAGCGCGAATGCGATTTGTTGAAGCTGTTGGCGGTACACCCTGAACGCACGTTCACCCGCGACGACATACTTCGCGCAGTTTTTTCCGCTGATGATACGCCCGGCACGGTCGATACCTACGTGCACTATCTGCGCCGCAAAACAGAGCCAGACATCGTCACCACTGTCCGCGGCCGCGGCTATCGGCTGGGGATGCTGTGA
- a CDS encoding GAF and ANTAR domain-containing protein: MDGTSREARITAAFVMVADTLTTEYDMVDLLHTLVEECAGILKVKAGGLMLVDGNGDLQLMTSTSEAAEFVEMMQLDASDGPCIDCFRSGKAVSVEEISMSEKWPLFQKAASAAGFRSVLATPLKLHAKVIGTMNLFGTAAGEVSERDAAVAQALADVATIGILQERVIREGHLIEEQLHRALDSRILIEQAKGVVANELSMNMDEAFLLLRKYARDRNMTIRTVADQISNRHLTVQKIAAGIHR; encoded by the coding sequence ATGGACGGTACCTCGCGGGAGGCGCGCATCACCGCCGCTTTCGTCATGGTCGCTGACACACTCACCACCGAGTACGACATGGTGGACCTGCTCCACACGCTCGTAGAGGAGTGCGCCGGAATTCTCAAAGTGAAAGCGGGCGGACTCATGCTCGTCGATGGGAATGGGGACTTACAACTCATGACCTCGACGAGTGAAGCAGCGGAATTCGTTGAAATGATGCAATTGGACGCCAGCGACGGACCATGCATCGATTGTTTCCGTTCCGGCAAAGCGGTCTCCGTCGAAGAAATATCGATGTCTGAGAAATGGCCCCTTTTTCAGAAGGCCGCATCGGCGGCTGGTTTCAGATCTGTTCTGGCGACTCCGTTGAAGCTTCACGCCAAAGTCATAGGAACCATGAACCTTTTCGGGACCGCAGCGGGCGAGGTGAGCGAACGAGACGCTGCAGTCGCCCAAGCTCTGGCCGACGTCGCGACAATCGGGATACTTCAAGAGCGAGTAATCCGTGAAGGCCATCTTATCGAGGAACAACTTCACCGAGCACTAGACAGCCGCATTCTGATCGAACAAGCCAAGGGAGTGGTCGCCAACGAGCTATCGATGAATATGGATGAGGCGTTCCTTCTTCTCCGAAAGTATGCCCGTGACCGAAACATGACGATCAGGACAGTCGCTGACCAGATCAGCAACCGGCACCTGACAGTCCAGAAAATCGCCGCCGGCATACATCGCTGA
- the aspT gene encoding aspartate-alanine antiporter encodes MSFLNGLFTAQPLLALFLTLALGYLIGKIRIGSFVLGGIAGTLLVGVVIGQVGVAIDPGIKTIFFALFIYAVGFQGGPQFFHALNRRSLNQLASAVVMTIAGLITVLVGAWMFGLDRGLAAGLASGGLTQSAILGTAGDAIAHLGLPAAVTKTMQTNVAVGYAVTYIFGSLGPIILVTWFLPMLKRWDVRAEAVKLAATMSGGHAELEPGQLNAVRPVVTRFFNLDKARGASGKTALELDAALSDAAVEAVIRSGAAIGLTEKTVLQADDLVALSGTREAIIEGATLLGEEQSGPDGFRLVEESRELILTNKTLTSRPLSELKKHVGVDTGHGVYLTRAKRMGIDLPLLDKVTFNRGDELHFIGRPTDLNRVQSKIGYKISAAAVADFVFFGIGMTIGLLIGLITFTLWGVPISLGSGVGCLLAGLLFGWLRSVHPRYAALPLGASNFLRDFGLAVFVGIVGITAGPQALIAIQQHGITLFLLGVGVTLIPPILTFFFSFYVLRIRNPIEALACVAGGRSSNPAFAALLEKAGNATPVVSFTITYAVANVFLTLWGPVIVGLITKNATA; translated from the coding sequence ATGAGTTTCCTCAATGGACTGTTCACCGCCCAACCACTCCTGGCATTGTTTCTCACCCTTGCGTTGGGGTACTTGATAGGCAAAATTCGGATCGGAAGTTTTGTTCTGGGCGGGATCGCCGGAACTCTTTTGGTTGGCGTGGTCATCGGTCAAGTCGGGGTAGCGATTGACCCTGGAATTAAAACGATCTTCTTCGCTCTGTTCATCTACGCCGTCGGGTTTCAGGGTGGACCGCAGTTCTTCCACGCGTTGAACCGTCGCTCTCTCAACCAACTCGCCTCTGCAGTCGTGATGACCATAGCCGGGTTGATTACTGTGCTGGTCGGGGCCTGGATGTTTGGTCTTGATCGAGGGTTGGCTGCCGGTTTGGCCAGCGGCGGGCTCACGCAGTCAGCCATCCTCGGCACCGCAGGCGATGCAATCGCACACCTCGGGCTACCGGCCGCCGTGACAAAAACGATGCAGACCAACGTCGCCGTCGGTTACGCCGTCACCTATATTTTCGGGTCCCTTGGACCGATCATTCTGGTGACGTGGTTCCTACCCATGCTCAAACGGTGGGATGTTCGGGCAGAGGCCGTGAAACTCGCGGCCACAATGTCCGGCGGTCACGCTGAACTCGAGCCCGGACAGCTCAACGCGGTCCGTCCTGTGGTGACGCGGTTCTTCAACCTGGACAAGGCGAGAGGCGCCAGTGGGAAGACCGCACTCGAATTGGACGCAGCTCTCTCTGACGCTGCCGTGGAGGCGGTTATTCGTTCCGGTGCAGCCATCGGCCTTACCGAAAAAACAGTGCTCCAGGCCGATGATTTAGTCGCCCTCTCAGGTACACGGGAGGCAATTATTGAAGGCGCAACGCTTCTCGGCGAAGAACAGTCGGGGCCCGACGGATTCAGGTTGGTTGAAGAATCCCGAGAGCTCATTCTGACAAACAAAACCCTAACGTCTCGGCCATTGAGCGAGCTCAAAAAGCATGTCGGCGTGGACACCGGGCATGGGGTCTATCTGACAAGGGCCAAGCGGATGGGCATCGACCTGCCGCTACTAGACAAGGTCACATTCAACCGCGGCGACGAACTCCACTTCATCGGCCGTCCCACCGATCTCAATCGGGTGCAGTCAAAAATCGGCTACAAAATCAGCGCTGCCGCCGTGGCCGACTTCGTTTTCTTCGGCATCGGTATGACCATTGGTCTGCTCATCGGGCTAATCACGTTCACGCTGTGGGGCGTGCCCATCTCCCTCGGAAGTGGCGTCGGATGCCTCCTCGCCGGCCTCCTGTTCGGATGGTTGCGCAGCGTGCACCCCCGTTACGCTGCCCTCCCACTCGGGGCCTCCAATTTCCTGCGCGACTTCGGACTCGCCGTGTTCGTCGGAATCGTGGGCATCACCGCGGGCCCTCAGGCCCTCATAGCGATCCAACAGCACGGAATTACGCTGTTCCTCCTCGGCGTTGGCGTCACCCTGATCCCACCGATCCTGACGTTCTTCTTCTCCTTCTACGTGCTTCGCATTCGCAATCCGATTGAAGCTCTAGCGTGCGTCGCCGGCGGCCGAAGCTCCAACCCAGCCTTTGCCGCGCTCCTGGAGAAGGCCGGAAACGCCACCCCCGTGGTCTCCTTCACGATCACCTACGCCGTAGCCAACGTATTCCTGACCTTGTGGGGCCCCGTGATCGTCGGCCTCATCACAAAAAATGCCACCGCGTAA
- a CDS encoding bifunctional aspartate transaminase/aspartate 4-decarboxylase, giving the protein MPTPDYSSFTKLSPFELKDKLISVASSDAQRLMLNAGRGNPNFLATLPRWAFLTLGEFAMREAERSYSYLDSGFGGLPEQAGIVQRFEAFAAHQDHSQGITFLRSALSYVKDQLGLDRDEFLFEMVSAFLGCTYPTPPRILQHVEEIVKAYLAQEMFGPIKTDGEFSLFATEGGTAAMAYIFSSLAVNGLIHSGEKIAIATPIFSPYLEIPALAEYGLEIIDIRLDRTADWQLPQSEIDKLLDPTVRVFCVVNPSNPPSSKLSTAVLDQLTELVNTKRPDLMIITDDVYGTFADDFVSLFAVLPRNTLLVYSFSKFFGATGWRLGAIALNTSNVIDELLAALPEGEKLRLDTRYASLTAKPRELAFIDRLVADSRAVALNHTAGLSTPQQAQMALFALNGLMDRLGQYKTAAKQLIRQRYQTLYRSMGVTAEFEPNDVNYYSLIDLQELGGRLYGAEFKHWFITQDLGIKFLFRLADETGVVLLPGNGFEVLDTSARVSLANLTDNEYRAIGAATRHIMDEYNDMFTLASA; this is encoded by the coding sequence ATGCCCACACCGGACTATTCAAGCTTCACGAAGCTCAGCCCCTTTGAGCTGAAGGACAAGCTCATCTCCGTCGCGTCTTCTGATGCGCAGCGTCTAATGCTGAACGCGGGGCGAGGGAACCCCAACTTTCTAGCCACACTCCCACGCTGGGCCTTTTTGACCCTGGGTGAGTTCGCGATGAGGGAAGCCGAACGGTCGTACTCCTACCTCGACAGCGGTTTCGGTGGGCTACCCGAGCAGGCAGGCATCGTGCAGCGCTTCGAGGCCTTTGCTGCCCACCAGGATCACAGCCAGGGCATCACGTTCTTGCGGTCAGCGTTGTCATACGTCAAAGACCAGCTCGGACTCGACCGTGACGAGTTCCTCTTCGAGATGGTGAGCGCGTTCCTCGGCTGCACCTACCCGACTCCGCCACGAATTCTGCAGCACGTTGAAGAAATCGTCAAAGCGTACCTCGCGCAAGAGATGTTTGGCCCGATCAAAACCGACGGAGAGTTTTCCCTCTTTGCCACCGAGGGCGGGACAGCGGCGATGGCGTACATCTTCAGCAGCCTTGCCGTAAATGGACTCATCCACTCTGGCGAGAAAATCGCAATCGCCACCCCGATCTTCTCTCCCTACCTGGAGATCCCCGCTCTCGCGGAATACGGCCTTGAGATCATCGACATTCGACTGGACCGCACGGCCGACTGGCAGCTGCCACAGAGCGAGATCGACAAGCTTCTGGACCCCACCGTCAGGGTATTCTGTGTGGTAAACCCCAGCAACCCACCGTCGTCAAAGCTCTCGACTGCCGTGCTCGATCAACTCACCGAGCTGGTAAACACGAAGCGTCCTGACCTCATGATCATCACGGATGACGTGTACGGAACCTTCGCAGACGACTTTGTCTCACTTTTTGCCGTCTTGCCGCGGAACACTCTCCTCGTCTACTCATTCTCCAAGTTCTTCGGCGCTACCGGCTGGCGACTCGGTGCCATCGCGCTGAACACCTCCAACGTCATCGACGAGCTACTGGCTGCTTTGCCTGAAGGCGAAAAACTTCGTCTTGACACTCGGTACGCTTCCTTAACAGCAAAGCCCCGCGAACTGGCGTTCATTGACCGCCTGGTCGCTGACAGCCGCGCAGTTGCCCTGAATCACACTGCTGGACTGTCGACTCCGCAGCAGGCACAGATGGCGCTCTTCGCCCTGAACGGGTTGATGGACAGACTTGGCCAGTACAAAACAGCTGCGAAGCAGCTCATCCGCCAGCGTTACCAAACCCTCTACCGCAGCATGGGGGTCACGGCCGAGTTCGAACCGAACGACGTCAACTATTACAGCCTGATTGACCTTCAGGAACTCGGCGGCCGACTCTACGGCGCCGAATTCAAGCACTGGTTCATCACGCAGGACCTGGGAATCAAATTCCTCTTTCGGCTCGCCGACGAAACCGGGGTCGTTCTGCTCCCCGGCAATGGGTTCGAGGTGCTCGATACTTCTGCCCGCGTCTCCCTGGCCAACCTCACCGACAACGAGTACCGTGCAATTGGTGCTGCCACCCGTCACATCATGGATGAATACAACGACATGTTCACCCTCGCGTCGGCCTAA
- a CDS encoding sensor histidine kinase KdpD produces MTITVAVSTLVVAVLAAALSVVFTQIPLDVLFSPGPHETAVDIDGVDVIVWGVIVGMVAISLAAIVSVFVTRRAVAPLVDALRRQRRFVADASHELRTPLAVADARIQLLARSLSPDDPHRELVEEIHNDSRALAGVVADLLDSIDVSPAAAVSPISVDRAVHAAVSAMRMIAKDRGVQITLTPIAADVVVAIPETSLHRSLVALIDNAIKHSPQGRSITLAVSCSRDMVRIDVADQGPGIQGISADRVFDRFARSAQAVDGGGTASTGFGIGLSLVQDTVSRYGGSATVTTTSASGTTITLQFPRPPK; encoded by the coding sequence GTGACGATCACAGTCGCCGTCTCCACGCTGGTGGTGGCGGTATTAGCCGCCGCTCTCTCAGTGGTCTTCACGCAAATACCGCTCGACGTGCTGTTCAGCCCCGGCCCGCACGAGACAGCTGTTGATATCGACGGTGTCGACGTCATCGTGTGGGGTGTCATCGTGGGGATGGTGGCCATCTCGCTGGCGGCTATTGTCAGCGTCTTCGTGACGCGCCGCGCTGTCGCCCCATTGGTTGACGCTCTGCGGCGGCAACGGCGCTTTGTTGCTGACGCATCCCACGAGCTGCGTACGCCACTGGCAGTTGCCGATGCCCGCATCCAGCTTCTCGCTCGCTCCCTCTCGCCCGATGATCCGCACCGGGAACTGGTGGAAGAAATCCACAATGACTCGCGAGCTCTCGCCGGGGTTGTCGCAGACCTCCTCGATTCCATTGACGTCTCACCCGCCGCCGCCGTGTCGCCGATCTCGGTCGACCGCGCCGTTCACGCGGCTGTGTCAGCGATGCGGATGATTGCCAAAGACCGAGGGGTGCAGATCACGCTCACTCCGATCGCCGCCGATGTGGTTGTGGCAATCCCGGAGACCAGTCTTCATCGCAGCCTCGTTGCTCTGATCGACAACGCGATCAAACACTCCCCGCAGGGGCGAAGCATCACGCTGGCTGTGTCGTGCAGCCGTGACATGGTGCGCATTGACGTTGCCGATCAGGGCCCCGGGATTCAGGGCATCAGCGCCGACCGCGTCTTCGACCGATTCGCAAGATCCGCCCAGGCAGTTGATGGTGGCGGCACCGCAAGCACCGGATTCGGCATCGGACTCTCCCTGGTACAGGACACCGTGAGTCGTTACGGCGGAAGCGCCACGGTGACCACCACGTCCGCCTCAGGAACCACAATCACGCTTCAGTTCCCACGCCCACCGAAATAA
- a CDS encoding GAF and ANTAR domain-containing protein, which yields MSDLGVTGASITVVVYRSSQATVCASDRLAARIDSLQLELGEGPHWEVATSRSPVLCPNLAVSSPATWPIFLPAARELGVGALFCFPMLLGAALVGVVDLYCIEPRPIDRDFTTHASYLAGRVASSAVQKALHAAEHHDSHESETTPSLRREVHQATGMIISQLDVGATEAFARMQAYAFATGSSIDSVAHQIVTRTLRFDEVHS from the coding sequence GTGAGCGACCTCGGTGTGACGGGAGCTTCGATCACGGTCGTCGTCTACCGTTCGAGCCAGGCAACCGTCTGCGCAAGCGACCGGCTTGCTGCCCGGATCGATTCTCTTCAGTTGGAACTGGGCGAGGGACCACATTGGGAAGTCGCCACAAGTCGATCCCCGGTGCTGTGCCCGAATCTGGCCGTGTCCAGTCCCGCAACGTGGCCCATTTTTCTGCCAGCTGCTCGAGAGCTCGGAGTGGGGGCACTGTTCTGCTTCCCGATGCTCTTGGGTGCAGCGCTCGTGGGGGTCGTGGATCTTTACTGCATTGAGCCCCGCCCCATCGACAGGGATTTCACCACGCATGCTTCTTATTTGGCTGGGCGCGTTGCCAGCTCTGCGGTTCAGAAGGCATTGCACGCGGCCGAGCACCACGATTCTCATGAGTCAGAAACGACGCCTTCGCTGCGCCGCGAAGTACACCAGGCCACAGGAATGATCATCTCGCAATTGGACGTCGGCGCCACCGAGGCATTCGCCCGTATGCAGGCTTACGCTTTCGCAACCGGAAGTTCGATCGACTCCGTGGCGCATCAGATTGTCACTCGCACCCTCAGGTTTGACGAAGTTCACTCGTGA